Genomic segment of Candidatus Omnitrophota bacterium:
ACCGCGCTTTTACCAACGAGTATGTATGTGATATCCTGGCGTTTTTCTGCAGGGACGTGCTTGTGCGCAGATATGTTAAAGATGACAGCATTTTGATCAATGCGGACAAACTGGCCGATATTGAGGCACGCTCAAATAATCCGCGCGGCCTAAACGCGCAGGCGGGCATGGATTATATAAATGAGGCAAAGAACGCTTTTCGTTTTAATGCGAATGCGAAACTTACTTTTAATCTGCTTAAAGAAAAGCTGACGCAGTGAGGCTGCCGCGATTGAGGGCACGGGTGATATTTTTGCCCGGGCGGGGTATTTTAGCCGGATAAGACCCGGTATCTTTTTAGGGAAGGGGTATGGGAATGATAAAAGTGGTTGAAGTAAAACAGAGGGGTTCGGGCAATACGGCACATTATGTGGCAGGCGATTTTAAATTATCGGCAGGTGATTATGTAATAGTTGAATCCGACAGGGGACTTGATTACGGCGAGGTTCTATCAGGTGAAGAGATACTGCTTGACAAGCTTGCTTCCCAGAAAAGCCAAAAAAAGATCATACGTATCGCTACTGATGCGGACAGGGACAGGATAGAACGCAATTGCAAGGCGGCCAAAGAGGCGATAAAGACGTGTGACAGGAAGATTGCCGAACGTAATCTTTGCATGAAGCTTATTAATGCCGAGCTTTCTTTTGACTGCAGTAAGATGATATTTTATTTTAGCGCGGAAGAGAGAGTTGACTTCAGGGAACTTGTAAAAGACCTGGCCAAGATATTCAAGGCGCGCATTGAGCTTAAACAGGTCGGCGTTCGCGATGAAGCGAAGATGTTTGGAGGTTTCGGGCAGTGCGGCAGAGAATTATGCTGTTCAAGATTCCTGCGCGATTTTGAGCCTGTCACGATAAAAATGGCTAAAGACCAGAACCTGCCTCTTAATCCCTCGAAAATATCAGGTGTCTGCGGCAGGCTTATGTGCTGCCTGTCATATGAGCATAAATGCTATAAGGAGTCGGCCAAGGGCCTTCCGAAGCCAAGCCAGCGCGTCAAGACCGCTGACGGTTCCGGCAAGGTGATAGACGTTAATTATCTTAAACGTATTGCCGTTATTGAACTTGAAGACGGCCGCCATATTAAGATTGACTACAATAGGGAGCAAAGATAAGCCGCGGTTTGTATGGGAATTTTATGGCAAAAAAAATTTTCTACGTAACAACACCTCTTTATTATGTTAATGCCCAGCCCCATATAGGGCATTCTTATACCCAGGTTATGTGCGATTGTATCGCGAGATACCGCAGGCTAAAGGGCCAGGATGTGTTTTTTCTGACGGGGACCGATGAACATGGCCAGAAGGTGGCCTCTTGCGCTCAAAAGGCTTCTTTGGGCCCAGTGGAGTTCGCGGATGGCATTGTCCGGAAGTTTAAACAGCTATGGCAAGATTTGGATATTTCATACGATGATTTTATAAGGACCACGCAGACGCGCCACATACGCGCCGTGACAAAAGCTTTGGAAATACTTTATGAGAAGTCCGATATATATGAAGGTGAATACGAAGGGTATTATTGCGTTTGCTGTGAAACATTCTGGCCTGAATCACAGCTTAAAGACGGCCTGTGCCCTGATTGTGCCAGAGCGGTTGAGCCTATACGCGAGAAAAATTATTTTTTTAAGCTGTCCTCATATCAGCAATGGCTGATTGATTATATAAGCCGTAATCCTGGATTCATTAAGCCTGATTTTAGGCGCAATGAAGTCATGGGCTATCTTAAAGAACCCTTAAAAGACCTCTGCATATCAAGGCCGAAAGAGCGTTTGGATTGGGGCATCCCGCTGCCGTTTGCCCCAGGCTATGTTGTTTATGTGTGGTTTGACGCTCTTATCAATTATATCAGCGCCTGCGGGTGGGCGGATGATTACGCGAGGTTTGAGACTGTCTGGCCCTGCGATATCCACATGATAGGCAAGGATATATTGCGCCCCCACGCCGTATATTGGCCTATTATGCTCCACGCGCTTGGCATAGACCTGCCGAAAACCATATTCGCTCATGGGTGGTGGCTTACGGCTGGAGAGAAGATGTCAAAATCCAAAGGCAATGTGATAGACCCGTTTCATCTAATAAATAAATACGGTAAAAATGCTTATAGATATTTTATGCTCCGCGAAATGACTCCCGGATTAGACGGCACATTGAGCGAAGAAGCCTTTGTGGCGCGCTTTAACAGCGACCTTGCTAATGATATCGGCAATCTTCTCAACAGGACATTGACGATGGTTGAAAAATATTTTGATTCTATTATTCCGGATAAAGGCGTTTCCGATGAGGAAGGCCGCTT
This window contains:
- a CDS encoding stage 0 sporulation family protein; translated protein: MIKVVEVKQRGSGNTAHYVAGDFKLSAGDYVIVESDRGLDYGEVLSGEEILLDKLASQKSQKKIIRIATDADRDRIERNCKAAKEAIKTCDRKIAERNLCMKLINAELSFDCSKMIFYFSAEERVDFRELVKDLAKIFKARIELKQVGVRDEAKMFGGFGQCGRELCCSRFLRDFEPVTIKMAKDQNLPLNPSKISGVCGRLMCCLSYEHKCYKESAKGLPKPSQRVKTADGSGKVIDVNYLKRIAVIELEDGRHIKIDYNREQR
- the metG gene encoding methionine--tRNA ligase, with the protein product MAKKIFYVTTPLYYVNAQPHIGHSYTQVMCDCIARYRRLKGQDVFFLTGTDEHGQKVASCAQKASLGPVEFADGIVRKFKQLWQDLDISYDDFIRTTQTRHIRAVTKALEILYEKSDIYEGEYEGYYCVCCETFWPESQLKDGLCPDCARAVEPIREKNYFFKLSSYQQWLIDYISRNPGFIKPDFRRNEVMGYLKEPLKDLCISRPKERLDWGIPLPFAPGYVVYVWFDALINYISACGWADDYARFETVWPCDIHMIGKDILRPHAVYWPIMLHALGIDLPKTIFAHGWWLTAGEKMSKSKGNVIDPFHLINKYGKNAYRYFMLREMTPGLDGTLSEEAFVARFNSDLANDIGNLLNRTLTMVEKYFDSIIPDKGVSDEEGRLIESKLCSLVSCFDVFFAEFKFNQALMAVWDIINAANKYIEVSKPWAMAKSGNLENLKSVICILLKVLEYCVFLLYPFMPQASLQIAAQLGIVLDEKAMNIKDAGGMLKAGSKVNKPDPVFPRIR